A stretch of Vibrio aphrogenes DNA encodes these proteins:
- the glyQ gene encoding glycine--tRNA ligase subunit alpha, translating to MQKYDVKTFQGMILALQDYWAQVGCTIVQPLDMEVGAGTSHPMTCLRAIGPEPIATAYVQPSRRPTDGRYGENPNRLQHYYQFQVIIKPSPDNIQELYLGSLEVLGIDPLIHDIRFVEDNWENPTLGAWGLGWEVWLNGMEVTQFTYFQQVGGLECKPVTGEITYGIERLAMYIQGVDSVYDLVWTDGPLGKVTYGDIFHQNEVEQSTYNFEHADVDFLFGFFDQCEKECQRLLELEKPLPLPAYERILKAGHAFNLLDARKAISVTERQRYILRIRNLTKAVAEAYYASREALGFPMCKDNDVKSTQGEEK from the coding sequence AGGGATGATCCTCGCGCTGCAGGATTATTGGGCCCAAGTTGGCTGTACCATTGTTCAACCTTTAGATATGGAAGTGGGCGCAGGCACCTCTCACCCGATGACTTGCCTGCGCGCGATTGGTCCAGAGCCAATTGCGACCGCTTACGTGCAACCATCTCGTCGCCCAACTGATGGCCGCTACGGAGAAAACCCAAACCGTCTTCAGCATTACTACCAATTCCAAGTCATCATCAAACCGTCACCTGACAACATTCAAGAGTTGTACCTAGGTTCATTAGAAGTATTGGGGATTGACCCACTGATTCACGATATTCGTTTCGTGGAAGATAACTGGGAAAACCCAACACTCGGCGCTTGGGGTCTAGGCTGGGAAGTGTGGTTAAATGGTATGGAAGTCACTCAGTTTACTTACTTCCAACAAGTTGGTGGTCTTGAGTGTAAGCCTGTAACCGGTGAAATCACTTACGGTATTGAACGTCTTGCGATGTACATTCAAGGTGTCGATTCGGTTTACGACTTAGTCTGGACCGATGGCCCGCTGGGTAAAGTCACTTACGGTGATATTTTCCACCAAAACGAAGTCGAACAATCGACTTACAACTTTGAACACGCCGATGTCGATTTCCTATTTGGTTTCTTCGATCAGTGTGAAAAAGAATGCCAACGATTACTTGAGCTAGAAAAACCACTGCCATTACCAGCCTACGAGCGTATTTTGAAAGCCGGTCATGCCTTTAACTTGCTTGATGCGCGCAAAGCGATCTCGGTTACCGAGCGTCAACGCTACATTTTACGCATTCGCAACCTCACTAAAGCAGTTGCTGAAGCTTATTACGCTTCTCGTGAGGCTCTAGGCTTCCCAATGTGTAAAGATAACGATGTAAAAAGCACTCAAGGCGAGGAGAAGTAA